A genome region from Nitrosopumilus oxyclinae includes the following:
- a CDS encoding adenosylcobalamin-dependent ribonucleoside-diphosphate reductase codes for MDNSQIENTINKIRKRSGTVTAFNKDKISNAIYQALAATSKADRGVADKLAADVVNKLVEQGFTSSRAPTVEDIQDIVESTLIDSGNSDIAKAYIVYRHERRKLRDEKMKVLNLKALDPVSKKFDLNCLRVLASRYLFRNSKSEIIESPTQMFERVAILVGIGDMLYDSQIFDKSGNNKQDIDEAKSYLEKLDAFDYKFKVGDYFFNKWHFRSLITHYVTLANKGQMKISFKDLLTLLAGKKLESYADKITEYFTMMTGQDFLPNSPTMMNAGGRLGQLSACFVLGMEDGMEEIMKSTSDAALIFKSGGGVGINYSNLREEGDIVASTSGVASGPVSFMNIINTVTEVVKQGGKRRGANMGIIEAWHPDVEKFITNKTEAGVLENFNVSVGIWEDFWHALVNTTDGNYVLRSPRDRKPVKEINAHQLIDLIALSAWKSAEPGLIFFDQINKYNVFAKARQAPLRATNPCGEQSLYPYESCNLGSINLVNLAKRQADGSYEFDWQGYEEIIRKTTRFLDNIIDVNNYPVPEISTASKESRRIGLGVMGVADLLYRLKIPYNSQEGYELQSKLSEALTYYSMEESVALARSRGEFPLCAKTEYPEGKIPISGYYEKSKESHSYEWEPLIEEIKKHGIRNVLTTTVAPTGTLSMIADCSNGMEPAFALVFEKRVTVGRFFYTNKILEEALKEEGLYTDEILEKIADNYGSLKGLDEIPQWMQDVFVTAMDIHWADHLMAQGVWQDWIGNAIAKTINMPYDVTVEDVKSAYLLAHEIGLKGMTVYRDGSRHKQVLHMTSENATKIFEVSPSEFMTAFVTKNITNPYIKSQVNASLELKVHDEEIQLEAPKVEAVSEDKLCPTCKNNLVFVEGCSICIECGYSGCTSG; via the coding sequence ATGGACAATTCACAAATAGAAAATACGATCAATAAGATCCGTAAGCGCAGTGGCACAGTCACGGCTTTCAATAAAGATAAAATTTCAAATGCCATATATCAGGCATTGGCAGCCACCTCTAAAGCCGATCGTGGCGTTGCCGACAAACTAGCAGCAGATGTAGTTAACAAGTTAGTAGAGCAAGGATTTACAAGCTCTAGAGCACCTACAGTTGAAGATATTCAAGATATTGTAGAGTCAACTTTAATCGATAGCGGTAATAGCGATATTGCAAAAGCATACATCGTTTACAGACATGAAAGAAGAAAATTAAGAGACGAAAAAATGAAGGTCTTAAATCTTAAAGCCCTCGATCCAGTCTCTAAAAAATTCGATTTAAACTGTCTGAGAGTATTAGCATCGAGATATCTATTTAGAAATTCAAAAAGTGAGATTATTGAATCACCAACACAAATGTTTGAGCGAGTCGCAATTCTAGTCGGAATTGGTGATATGTTATATGATTCACAAATCTTTGACAAATCCGGAAATAACAAGCAGGATATAGATGAAGCAAAATCTTATCTTGAAAAACTAGATGCCTTTGATTATAAATTCAAAGTTGGAGATTATTTCTTCAATAAATGGCATTTTAGATCTTTAATCACTCACTATGTGACTCTTGCAAACAAAGGTCAGATGAAAATAAGTTTCAAAGATCTATTGACATTGCTAGCAGGCAAAAAACTAGAAAGTTATGCAGATAAAATCACTGAATACTTTACAATGATGACTGGGCAAGACTTCCTACCAAACTCACCAACCATGATGAATGCTGGAGGAAGACTAGGACAACTCTCAGCATGCTTTGTACTTGGTATGGAGGATGGCATGGAAGAAATTATGAAATCTACTTCTGATGCAGCATTAATCTTCAAGTCTGGTGGTGGAGTTGGAATTAACTACTCAAATCTTCGTGAAGAGGGTGACATTGTAGCATCAACATCTGGTGTTGCATCTGGTCCAGTATCCTTCATGAATATCATCAATACAGTCACTGAAGTTGTAAAACAGGGTGGAAAAAGACGTGGAGCAAATATGGGAATCATTGAAGCATGGCATCCTGATGTTGAAAAATTCATCACAAACAAAACTGAAGCCGGAGTTTTAGAAAATTTCAATGTAAGTGTTGGAATTTGGGAAGACTTTTGGCATGCACTTGTAAATACAACTGACGGTAACTATGTCCTACGTAGTCCACGTGACAGAAAACCTGTAAAAGAAATCAATGCACATCAACTAATTGATCTAATTGCATTATCTGCATGGAAGAGCGCAGAACCTGGTTTGATCTTCTTTGATCAAATTAACAAATACAATGTATTTGCTAAAGCACGACAAGCACCACTTAGAGCTACAAATCCATGTGGTGAACAAAGTCTCTATCCATACGAATCATGTAACTTGGGTTCAATCAATTTGGTAAATCTTGCAAAAAGACAAGCTGATGGTTCCTATGAATTTGATTGGCAAGGATATGAAGAGATTATCAGAAAGACAACAAGATTTTTGGATAACATCATTGATGTAAATAATTATCCAGTTCCAGAAATTAGTACAGCCTCAAAAGAGTCTAGAAGAATTGGACTTGGTGTAATGGGAGTCGCAGATTTGTTATACAGATTGAAAATTCCTTACAATTCACAAGAAGGATATGAACTACAATCAAAACTATCTGAAGCCCTAACATACTATTCAATGGAAGAAAGTGTTGCACTAGCAAGATCTCGTGGTGAGTTCCCACTTTGTGCAAAGACAGAATACCCTGAAGGAAAGATTCCAATATCTGGATACTATGAGAAATCAAAAGAATCTCATTCATATGAATGGGAACCACTCATTGAAGAAATCAAAAAACATGGTATTAGAAATGTCTTAACTACTACAGTAGCACCAACTGGAACGCTATCTATGATTGCAGACTGTTCAAACGGAATGGAACCTGCATTTGCTTTAGTGTTTGAGAAGAGAGTTACTGTTGGAAGATTCTTCTATACAAACAAGATTCTTGAAGAAGCACTCAAAGAAGAAGGTCTCTATACAGATGAAATTCTTGAAAAGATTGCAGACAATTATGGTTCATTGAAAGGATTAGATGAAATCCCGCAATGGATGCAAGATGTCTTTGTTACAGCAATGGATATCCATTGGGCTGATCATTTAATGGCTCAAGGTGTATGGCAAGATTGGATTGGAAATGCAATTGCAAAAACAATCAATATGCCGTATGATGTAACAGTCGAAGATGTAAAATCTGCATATCTACTTGCACACGAAATTGGTCTAAAAGGAATGACTGTTTATCGTGATGGTTCAAGACACAAACAAGTTCTTCATATGACAAGTGAGAATGCAACAAAGATCTTTGAGGTCTCACCAAGTGAGTTCATGACTGCATTTGTAACCAAAAATATCACAAACCCATACATCAAATCACAAGTCAATGCTTCATTGGAATTGAAAGTACATGATGAAGAAATTCAACTAGAGGCTCCAAAAGTAGAAGCCGTTTCTGAAGACAAATTATGTCCTACATGTAAAAACAACTTGGTATTCGTAGAGGGTTGTAGTATCTGCATTGAATGTGGATACAGTGGTTGTACTTCTGGATAG